In Novosphingobium kaempferiae, the DNA window GCATCTGGCTGGTGGCCAGATCCTGCTGCGCGCGCATGATCGCGCCGGAAAGCGTGGTCTGGAGCGGGATGGTGGCGACGCGGGTCATGGCCTTGTATCCTACAACATGCCGAGCAGGGCGTCGTACATCTGCGACGCCGTGGACATCACCCGCGCGGAGGCGGAATAGCTGTTCTGCAATACGACCATCTGCGCCAGTTCCTCGTCGATGTTGACGCCGGAATAGGAATCGCGCCGGTTCACCGCGTCGCCGAGGCGCGCGGAGGTGTCCTTCATGGTTGTCTGCGCGAGCGAGGCCTCGGAACCGGCGCTGCCCAGCAGGCGGCTCGTGAAGAGTGAGATCGTTGCGCTGCCGTTCTTGCCGAAGTCCACCGTCGCGCCGAGCGCATCGACGAAGGCGTTGGCCCCGCGGATGTCGCCTGCGCCGATGGCCTTCTGCCCCACCGCCGCGTCAAGCTGGAGCCGCGCCAGCGGCACCCGCGAAGTGTCCGACAGCATGGTCGCGGGCACCTTGGCGGTGGAGAGGCCGCTGGCCGCTCCGGTGAGGCCCGAAAGTGCGGAGAACGAAAGGCCGGTGCCGAGGCGGTCGGTCGAGTCCGAGGGGATCGAGATGGTCGCTCCGGCGCTGGCCGTCTTCGCGGTGAAGGCGACGCGACCGCGCGGGTCGAGGGCGAAGCTGCCGTGCTCGGCGAGCGGGCTGGCGTTCAGCTCGTTGATGATGTCGCCCCACGTCCCGCCGCCTTCGCCGGTGAGGGTGTGGGTGGCGAGGATGCGGCCGGAGGTGTCGCGCAGCACGATCTGCGCGGTCTCGCCCGTGCCGAAGCCGTGCGGATCGGCGGCGGTGAAGCCCGAAGGCGCGAGCGCGCTGCTGTCCGAGCGGATCAGGTTGTTGAGCCCGAAGAACTGCGAGAAGCCGACTCCGGCGCGCGCGCTCGGCGTGGTGGGATCCTGCGCGATGGCGATGCCGTTGGCGCTGGATGTCGCGCCGATAGACAGCGCGCCGTCAGTGAAGCTGGCCGTTCCCGCAGGCGAGAGCCCGGCATTGATCGCGGTGATCGCCTGGTCGACGGTGGCGTTGGGGCCGAGCGCGTCGAAGTCGACGGTGGTCTTGGCTACCAGCGTGCCGTCCTTGGCGACGACCGCGAACGTCGCCTTGCCGGTGAAGCCGAGGCGGTCGGCGCCGACGAGGCCGTTGGCCTGCCCGGTCAGCGTCTGCGGCGGCGGCAGCGTGGTGCCTTCGTTGGAGACCTTGTTCAGCGTCTCGGCAAGGCCGGTGAAGAGCTGGCCGAGCTGTTCCGAGAAATTGGGCAGCGCGCGGTCGCGCATGTCGAGGAGGCCGCCCAGCTTGCCGCCGACGAGGCCGGTGGAATCGATCTGCTCGCCGGTCGATGCGCCCATGGTGCCGTCGTCGGCGGCGAAGCGGATGTCGATCGGGGCATAGCTCGCCTGCGATGCGGCGACGCCCGAGGCATAGTTGAGCTGGCGCAGGCGCTTGTCGAGCAGCACTTGTCCCGATGCGCTGTCGATGGTGACGCGCCCGTCCGGCTGTTCGCGCACGGTCACTTCCATGAGGCCGCTCAGTTCCTGCAGCGCGTTCATCCGCTCGTCCGCAGGGCCGGACGTGCTGAGGCCGAGGCCCTGCAGGCGCGAGACTTCGGCGTTGAGGCCGTGGACCTTGCGCAGCAGCACGTTGACGCGGCCGACGGTGTCCGAGACCTCGCTCTCGACGTCGGCCTGGAGATTTGCGACGTCCTTCTGCAAGCCGTTCAGCGCGTCGATGCTGTCGGAGACGTTGCCGGTGAACAGCGCGATCGACTGGGCCGATCCCTGAAGCCCGGCGATCTGCGAGACTGCGCTGGTGATCGCCGAGAGCCGTGCGGCAAGGCCGGACTTGGAATCGGGCGCGCCGAGCAGCGACTGCATGCGGTCGAGGTAGGTCGACACCGCCTCGGCCCGCCCGGCGGCGCCGCCGCGCTGGTAGACTGCGTTCTCGAGGAACTTGTCCGCCACGCGCGTCGGCTCGCCGACGATCACGCCGTTGACCGTGCCCCCCGCCACCGATGCGCTCTGCGCGACCTTCTGGCGCGCATAGCCCGGCGTGCTGACGTTCGCGATGTTGGTCGAGACCGTCTGCATCCCCGCCTGCGAGGCGCCGAGCCCCGACATGGCGGAATTGAGGATCGAGTTGAGGGACACGGGCCCGGGCCGTCAGCTTGGCGTCAGCGCTTCAGGTTGCTCACTTCCTGCAGCATGTCGTCCACGGTGGTGATGATCTTGGACGAGGCGCTGTAGGCGCGCTGGAACAGGATCATGTTGGAGAACTCCGCCGCAAGATCGACGTTGGAGGCTTCCAGCATGCTCGCCGAGATCTTGCCGCTGCCCGCGAGGCCTGCCGCGTTGATGGCGACGTTGCCCGATTCCTGCGAGACGAGGTAGGCGTTGCCGCTGATGCGGGTCAGGCCGTCCGGGTTCTGGAACGTGGCGAGCGGGATCTGGTAGATCGCGCGCGAGGTGCCGTCGTCGAAGATGGCGCTGACGATGCCGGTGTCGGAGATCTTCACCGACGCCACCGTCCCCAGCATGCCGCCGTCGATGGTGGAGGACAGCAGCGCCGAGGTGCTGCCGAACTGGGTCAGGCCGGTGAGCCCGTTGTTGCTGCCGAGATCGAACGTGATCGGAACCGAGCCGGCCTTGTTCGCGTACTCGAGCGTCAGCTTGGGGATGATCGGGATCGGCATCGGCGGCGTGCCGGTGTCGAGCGGCAGCTTCAGACTGCCATCGGCGTTGAAGCTGACGTCGTACTCGCCGATGATGCCATCGACGACGTCCACATCATTGACCTGCGTGACGTCACCCGCTTCGCTCGTGACGACAGCCTTCCACTGGTTGGCGTCGGTCTTGAAGAAGTTGAACGTCAGCGTGTGCGAGGAACCCTGCGCGTCGTGGATCTCCACCGGGCGCGAGAATTGCGGCTTGAGCGTGCCGTCGATGAACTTGGCCCTGTCGTAGCCGGTGACTTCCGCGGTG includes these proteins:
- the flgK gene encoding flagellar hook-associated protein FlgK, translating into MSLNSILNSAMSGLGASQAGMQTVSTNIANVSTPGYARQKVAQSASVAGGTVNGVIVGEPTRVADKFLENAVYQRGGAAGRAEAVSTYLDRMQSLLGAPDSKSGLAARLSAITSAVSQIAGLQGSAQSIALFTGNVSDSIDALNGLQKDVANLQADVESEVSDTVGRVNVLLRKVHGLNAEVSRLQGLGLSTSGPADERMNALQELSGLMEVTVREQPDGRVTIDSASGQVLLDKRLRQLNYASGVAASQASYAPIDIRFAADDGTMGASTGEQIDSTGLVGGKLGGLLDMRDRALPNFSEQLGQLFTGLAETLNKVSNEGTTLPPPQTLTGQANGLVGADRLGFTGKATFAVVAKDGTLVAKTTVDFDALGPNATVDQAITAINAGLSPAGTASFTDGALSIGATSSANGIAIAQDPTTPSARAGVGFSQFFGLNNLIRSDSSALAPSGFTAADPHGFGTGETAQIVLRDTSGRILATHTLTGEGGGTWGDIINELNASPLAEHGSFALDPRGRVAFTAKTASAGATISIPSDSTDRLGTGLSFSALSGLTGAASGLSTAKVPATMLSDTSRVPLARLQLDAAVGQKAIGAGDIRGANAFVDALGATVDFGKNGSATISLFTSRLLGSAGSEASLAQTTMKDTSARLGDAVNRRDSYSGVNIDEELAQMVVLQNSYSASARVMSTASQMYDALLGML
- the flgE gene encoding flagellar hook protein FlgE, with amino-acid sequence MSLYSALYAGVSGLSAQSSAMATVADNITNVNTIGYKGASAQFQSLVTGGSLTSSYSAGGVAATPKALISKQGLLQASSSLTDIGIDGSGFFVVRSSADANGAIAYTRAGSFTTDPSGYLRNTAGYYLMGWPIDSKGVAVNDGSLSSLQPIRPNALTGAATPTTSIQIRANLDSTAEVTGYDRAKFIDGTLKPQFSRPVEIHDAQGSSHTLTFNFFKTDANQWKAVVTSEAGDVTQVNDVDVVDGIIGEYDVSFNADGSLKLPLDTGTPPMPIPIIPKLTLEYANKAGSVPITFDLGSNNGLTGLTQFGSTSALLSSTIDGGMLGTVASVKISDTGIVSAIFDDGTSRAIYQIPLATFQNPDGLTRISGNAYLVSQESGNVAINAAGLAGSGKISASMLEASNVDLAAEFSNMILFQRAYSASSKIITTVDDMLQEVSNLKR